One part of the Cellvibrionales bacterium genome encodes these proteins:
- a CDS encoding DUF4136 domain-containing protein, with the protein MTSSAQHTITATFQKMIMRFALILCACFAISACSSSSRTDVETHSTDTSADFEELKTYRWDFSGMDKTVPTGGHTQEFNRVVCEYVDMLMNDRGFTRVAKGDADITLDYRVVVTQEETEENDAPAFDNSEANDYGLRWTFDKDKSPTFQGLQAPKTHAVLYNRGELHLAAFNTQGQTVWHSSAARILKGSSNEAERRAALRIAVEKIMRTFPVAPAIE; encoded by the coding sequence ATGACATCCTCTGCACAACACACCATCACCGCCACTTTTCAAAAAATGATCATGCGCTTTGCGCTGATTTTGTGCGCATGCTTTGCCATCTCCGCGTGCTCCAGTTCCAGCCGTACCGATGTAGAAACACACAGCACGGACACCAGTGCCGATTTTGAAGAATTAAAAACCTATCGCTGGGATTTTTCCGGCATGGATAAAACTGTCCCTACCGGCGGCCACACACAAGAGTTCAACCGCGTGGTGTGTGAGTATGTCGACATGCTGATGAACGATCGCGGCTTTACGCGTGTAGCCAAAGGCGATGCGGATATCACTCTGGATTATCGCGTGGTGGTAACACAGGAAGAAACCGAAGAAAACGACGCACCAGCGTTTGATAATTCCGAAGCCAATGACTACGGTTTGCGCTGGACATTCGACAAAGATAAATCACCCACTTTCCAAGGCTTGCAAGCACCAAAAACTCACGCTGTGCTATACAACCGTGGCGAATTGCACTTGGCAGCCTTCAACACGCAAGGTCAAACTGTCTGGCACAGCTCTGCTGCACGCATCCTAAAAGGCAGCTCTAACGAAGCCGAACGCCGCGCTGCACTGCGCATTGCAGTTGAAAAAATTATGCGCACCTTTCCTGTCGCGCCGGCTATTGAATAA
- a CDS encoding YbdD/YjiX family protein codes for MNKEASLQRVIVGWQRIAQTARLMVGVGDYRAYVAHMQKQHAEAPVMSEREYFRYSQNSRYGAEEGSIKRCPC; via the coding sequence ATGAATAAAGAAGCATCACTACAGCGCGTAATTGTTGGCTGGCAGCGCATTGCACAAACCGCGCGTTTAATGGTGGGTGTGGGTGATTACCGCGCCTATGTTGCACACATGCAAAAGCAGCATGCGGAAGCGCCAGTGATGTCAGAGCGGGAGTATTTTCGCTACAGCCAGAATAGCCGCTACGGTGCAGAAGAGGGCAGCATCAAACGCTGCCCTTGTTGA
- a CDS encoding carbon starvation protein A gives MKSLFLWGLVAALGTSAFAVLALSQGETVNALWLVVAAVCTYSIAYRFYARFVAQRVMELNDRRLTPAERHNDGLDYVPTHKWVLFGHHFAAIAGAGPLVGPVLAAQMGYLPGTLWILVGVVLAGAVQDAIILFISTRRDGRSLGEIIRMEMGNTAGAVAMLGILAIVVILLAVLGMVVVKALADSPWAVSTLLATIPIALLMGVYSRWFRPGKIGEVSLIGFVLLMAALYGGHWVAAHPVWSALFTLKGEALAIGLIGYGFIAAVLPVWLLLAPRDYLSTFLKIGTIIALAIGIVIVAPPLKMHAITQFVDGTGPVFAGSLFPFLFITIACGAVSGFHALVASGTTPKMLERESHIVAIGYGAMLMESFVAVMAMIAACVLEPGIYFALNSPAAVIGTTVESASQAISQWGFVVTPDMLTQLAKDVGEHSVLSRTGGAPTFAVGMAKILADMIGGASMMAFWYHFAILFEALFILTTLDAGTRVCRFLIQDMLGNVVPVLGNTRSWVANILATALAVGAWGWFLYQGVTDPFGGINSLWALFGIANQMLAGMALILATVVLVRMKKMRFVWVTALPAAGVLLVTLLAGWQKVFSPDTKIGFLAQAEKFSAALARSEVLAPAKTLQQVEQIIFNSYVDAAMALFFIAVVVSMLFFALHAIWQAHQHPAVTANESLVVWRPEHEWRNEAVWHE, from the coding sequence ATGAAGTCGCTGTTTTTATGGGGATTGGTCGCTGCACTCGGCACCAGTGCTTTTGCTGTGCTCGCTTTATCGCAAGGTGAAACCGTCAACGCACTGTGGTTGGTGGTTGCGGCGGTGTGTACTTACAGCATTGCCTACCGTTTTTACGCGCGCTTTGTGGCGCAACGGGTGATGGAGCTCAATGATCGTCGTTTAACCCCAGCTGAACGCCACAACGATGGTTTGGATTATGTGCCCACGCACAAATGGGTGCTGTTTGGTCACCACTTCGCCGCGATTGCTGGCGCTGGCCCGTTGGTCGGCCCAGTGTTGGCGGCACAAATGGGTTATCTGCCCGGCACTTTATGGATATTAGTGGGCGTTGTACTCGCAGGTGCTGTGCAAGACGCCATCATTCTTTTTATTTCCACGCGCCGTGATGGGCGTTCACTCGGCGAAATTATTCGCATGGAAATGGGCAACACCGCAGGCGCGGTGGCGATGCTCGGTATTTTGGCGATAGTGGTTATTTTATTGGCCGTGCTCGGCATGGTGGTGGTGAAAGCGCTGGCCGATAGTCCGTGGGCAGTCTCCACTTTGCTGGCAACAATTCCAATTGCTTTGTTGATGGGCGTTTATTCGCGTTGGTTTCGCCCAGGAAAAATTGGCGAAGTATCGCTGATAGGCTTTGTATTGTTGATGGCAGCGTTGTACGGCGGTCATTGGGTGGCAGCGCATCCGGTGTGGAGCGCACTGTTCACTTTGAAAGGTGAGGCGCTGGCCATCGGTTTAATTGGCTACGGTTTTATCGCTGCGGTGTTGCCCGTGTGGTTGTTGCTGGCGCCGCGCGATTATTTATCCACTTTTTTGAAAATTGGCACCATCATCGCGTTGGCAATCGGCATAGTGATTGTTGCGCCGCCGTTAAAAATGCACGCCATTACGCAATTTGTGGATGGCACGGGGCCAGTGTTTGCCGGTTCGTTATTTCCATTTTTATTTATCACCATTGCCTGCGGCGCTGTCAGTGGTTTTCATGCCTTGGTAGCCTCTGGCACAACGCCAAAAATGTTGGAGCGTGAGTCGCATATTGTGGCGATTGGCTACGGTGCGATGTTGATGGAATCGTTTGTCGCGGTGATGGCGATGATTGCAGCCTGTGTATTGGAGCCTGGAATTTATTTCGCGTTAAACAGCCCCGCAGCAGTGATTGGCACAACAGTAGAATCTGCTTCGCAAGCGATCAGCCAGTGGGGTTTTGTTGTCACGCCAGACATGCTCACGCAATTGGCGAAAGATGTGGGCGAACATTCGGTGTTGTCGCGCACCGGCGGTGCACCAACTTTTGCGGTGGGCATGGCAAAAATTCTTGCCGATATGATCGGCGGCGCGTCGATGATGGCGTTTTGGTATCACTTTGCGATTTTGTTTGAAGCGTTATTTATTCTGACTACGCTGGATGCGGGAACGCGTGTTTGTCGTTTTCTGATTCAAGACATGCTAGGCAATGTAGTGCCTGTGCTTGGCAATACGCGCTCTTGGGTTGCCAATATTTTGGCAACGGCTTTGGCTGTGGGTGCTTGGGGTTGGTTTTTGTATCAGGGTGTGACAGATCCGTTTGGCGGCATCAATAGCCTGTGGGCGTTGTTTGGCATTGCCAACCAAATGTTGGCGGGGATGGCGTTAATTCTGGCAACAGTGGTTTTAGTGCGCATGAAAAAAATGCGCTTCGTGTGGGTGACGGCCTTGCCCGCCGCTGGTGTGTTGTTAGTGACATTGTTGGCGGGTTGGCAAAAAGTTTTTTCGCCCGATACCAAGATTGGTTTTTTGGCGCAGGCAGAAAAATTTTCGGCGGCCTTGGCGCGCAGTGAGGTGCTGGCGCCCGCCAAAACTTTACAACAAGTCGAGCAAATTATTTTTAATAGCTATGTGGATGCAGCGATGGCGCTGTTTTTTATTGCCGTGGTGGTATCGATGCTGTTTTTTGCGCTGCATGCAATTTGGCAGGCGCACCAGCATCCAGCGGTGACAGCCAATGAATCGCTAGTGGTGTGGCGCCCTGAGCACGAGTGGCGCAACGAGGCGGTGTGGCATGAATAA
- a CDS encoding glutamate 5-kinase: protein MRTEIQEAKRWVIKIGSAVLTDDGRGLDRDSIQHWVEQIVELRQRGIEIVLVSSGAVAEGMSRLGWKNRPEALHELQAAAAIGQMGLVQAYESCFHQYGIHTAQILLDHDDLSNRERYLNARSTMQTLIELGAIAVVNENDTVVTDEIRFGDNDTLAALVANLVEADLLIILTDQDGLFDKDPRSHADAKLIASARASDETLEGMASGTGGRLGRGGMSTKIRAAKLAARSGCHTVIASGRRKSLLRTLHEENTPISLLVADEKPMAARKRWLAGQLQTRGTVVLDAGAVDVVRSKGKSLLPVGVKAVQGDFERGDMVICVDESGNEIARGLINYRAEEARKIIGKSTAAIAAELGYFSGEELVHRDNLVVN, encoded by the coding sequence GTGAGAACAGAAATACAGGAAGCCAAACGCTGGGTAATTAAAATTGGCAGCGCGGTGTTGACGGATGATGGTCGCGGTTTGGATCGCGACAGCATTCAGCATTGGGTCGAGCAAATTGTCGAGCTGCGTCAGCGCGGCATTGAAATCGTGTTGGTGTCTTCCGGTGCCGTGGCCGAAGGCATGAGTCGCTTGGGTTGGAAGAATCGCCCGGAAGCATTGCACGAATTGCAGGCGGCCGCCGCGATTGGCCAAATGGGTTTAGTGCAGGCTTATGAATCTTGCTTTCACCAATATGGTATTCATACGGCGCAAATTTTGTTGGATCACGATGACTTATCGAATCGTGAACGCTATTTGAATGCGCGCAGCACCATGCAAACGCTGATTGAGTTGGGTGCGATTGCTGTCGTCAACGAGAACGACACAGTGGTTACCGACGAAATTCGCTTTGGTGACAACGATACTTTGGCAGCTCTGGTTGCTAATTTAGTGGAAGCCGATTTACTGATTATTCTCACCGACCAAGACGGTTTATTTGATAAAGATCCGCGCAGCCATGCCGATGCCAAATTAATTGCTAGCGCGCGCGCCAGTGATGAAACGCTAGAAGGGATGGCGAGCGGCACGGGAGGGCGTTTAGGTCGCGGCGGCATGAGCACAAAAATTCGCGCAGCAAAATTGGCGGCGCGTTCCGGCTGTCACACGGTAATTGCCAGCGGACGCAGAAAATCTTTGCTACGCACTTTGCATGAAGAAAACACGCCGATCAGTTTATTAGTGGCGGATGAAAAACCGATGGCGGCGCGCAAGCGCTGGTTGGCAGGGCAGTTGCAAACGCGCGGCACAGTAGTGCTGGATGCAGGCGCGGTCGATGTGGTGCGCAGCAAAGGCAAAAGTTTGCTGCCCGTTGGCGTAAAAGCTGTGCAGGGTGATTTTGAACGCGGCGATATGGTGATTTGCGTTGATGAAAGCGGCAACGAAATTGCGCGCGGCCTGATCAATTATCGCGCAGAAGAAGCGCGAAAAATTATCGGAAAATCAACAGCGGCTATCGCAGCAGAGCTGGGCTATTTCAGCGGTGAAGAACTGGTTCATCGCGATAATCTAGTTGTGAATTAA
- the cgtA gene encoding Obg family GTPase CgtA, which produces MKFVDEVPISVHAGKGGNGCMSFRREKYVPFGGPDGGDGGDGGSVYLQADAALNTLIDYRYQRRHRAKDGQSGRGANCTGHGGDDLVLNVPVGTTVIDEDTGEVLGDLTQAKQRLLVAQGGFHGIGNARFKSSINRAPRQTKPGQPGEARNLRLELKVLADVGLLGLPNAGKSTLIHAISSARPKVADYPFTTLVPNLGVVSVSKMRSFVVADIPGLIEGAAEGAGLGIRFLKHLTRTRLLLHLVDVMPPDGSDPFDNIRAIEKELKAFSPTLAARPRWLVLNKLDLIPADEREAFCKKLYKRLKLTKKMPHFAIVAASGEGTQDLCEAIMSHIELERDMQQENPELARAEADIQRAMQEESREAIAQLAEARKQARLQKDNDDDEDWDEDWDDGDVEVHYVQ; this is translated from the coding sequence ATGAAATTTGTAGATGAAGTGCCCATCTCCGTACACGCGGGAAAAGGCGGCAATGGCTGCATGAGCTTTCGTCGTGAAAAATATGTGCCGTTTGGCGGGCCAGATGGCGGCGACGGCGGCGATGGCGGCAGTGTGTACCTGCAAGCGGATGCCGCACTCAACACGCTGATTGATTACCGCTACCAGCGTCGGCACCGCGCCAAAGACGGTCAATCTGGACGCGGCGCAAATTGCACCGGTCACGGCGGTGATGATTTGGTACTGAATGTGCCGGTGGGCACCACGGTGATCGACGAAGACACCGGCGAAGTGCTGGGCGATTTAACGCAGGCCAAGCAGCGCCTGCTGGTGGCACAGGGCGGTTTTCACGGCATTGGCAATGCGCGTTTTAAATCCAGTATCAATCGTGCACCGCGTCAGACCAAGCCGGGGCAGCCGGGTGAAGCGCGTAACTTGCGTCTCGAATTGAAAGTGCTGGCCGATGTGGGTTTGCTGGGCTTGCCCAATGCGGGCAAATCAACTTTGATTCACGCCATTTCTTCCGCGCGCCCCAAGGTAGCGGATTATCCGTTCACGACTTTGGTGCCGAATCTCGGTGTAGTCAGCGTCAGCAAAATGCGCAGTTTTGTAGTGGCGGATATTCCAGGTTTGATCGAAGGCGCCGCTGAAGGTGCGGGCTTGGGTATTCGTTTTCTCAAACACCTCACGCGCACGCGCTTGCTGCTGCATTTGGTGGATGTAATGCCGCCCGATGGCTCTGATCCTTTTGATAACATCCGCGCGATTGAAAAAGAGTTGAAAGCGTTTAGCCCCACGCTGGCGGCGCGTCCGCGTTGGTTGGTGTTGAATAAATTGGATTTGATTCCAGCGGATGAACGCGAAGCGTTTTGCAAAAAATTGTACAAACGGCTGAAGCTGACAAAAAAAATGCCGCACTTCGCCATTGTTGCTGCCAGCGGTGAAGGCACGCAGGATTTATGTGAAGCCATCATGTCGCACATTGAGTTGGAGCGTGACATGCAGCAAGAAAATCCAGAATTGGCGCGCGCCGAGGCGGATATTCAACGCGCCATGCAAGAAGAATCCCGCGAGGCGATTGCACAGTTGGCAGAGGCGCGCAAACAAGCGCGTTTACAAAAAGACAATGATGACGACGAAGATTGGGATGAAGATTGGGACGACGGCGATGTGGAAGTGCATTACGTCCAATAA
- the rpmA gene encoding 50S ribosomal protein L27, which translates to MAHKKAGGSTKNGRDSQSKRLGVKMFGGQKVVAGNIIVRQRGTEYHAGANVGMGTDHTLFATAAGEVKFEVKGKHNRRFVSIIAA; encoded by the coding sequence ATGGCTCACAAGAAAGCAGGCGGTAGTACCAAGAACGGTCGCGATTCCCAGTCCAAACGCTTGGGCGTGAAGATGTTCGGCGGCCAGAAAGTTGTGGCGGGCAACATCATCGTGCGTCAGCGCGGCACTGAGTATCACGCCGGTGCGAATGTTGGCATGGGCACAGATCACACGCTGTTTGCTACAGCAGCTGGTGAAGTGAAGTTTGAAGTGAAAGGTAAGCACAACCGCCGTTTTGTCAGCATCATCGCTGCTTAA
- the rplU gene encoding 50S ribosomal protein L21, with protein MYAVIESGGKQHRVVEGEVLNVELLEAAAGEKIDFSEVLMVGNGAEVKIGAPFVAGGKVTAEVVGHGRADKIRIIKFRRRKHYRKQQGHRQWFTQIKITAISA; from the coding sequence ATGTACGCGGTTATTGAGTCTGGTGGCAAGCAACACCGGGTTGTTGAAGGTGAAGTTCTCAACGTCGAATTGCTGGAAGCAGCAGCTGGCGAAAAAATTGATTTCAGCGAAGTGCTGATGGTGGGTAATGGTGCAGAAGTGAAAATCGGCGCGCCATTTGTAGCCGGTGGCAAAGTGACTGCTGAAGTGGTGGGTCACGGTCGTGCGGACAAAATCCGTATCATCAAATTCCGTCGCCGCAAGCACTATCGCAAGCAGCAGGGTCACCGTCAGTGGTTCACCCAAATCAAGATCACCGCAATCAGCGCGTAA
- the queD gene encoding 6-carboxytetrahydropterin synthase QueD, translated as MEIYKEFSIEAAHRLPHVPEGHKCARLHGHSFQVSIHVSGSVDAQSGWVMDFADIKAAFKPIWEQLDHHYLNDITGLENPTSENLARWIWCALKPALPLLSKIIVKETCTSGCVYCGD; from the coding sequence ATGGAAATCTACAAAGAATTCTCCATTGAAGCCGCCCACCGCCTGCCTCATGTCCCCGAAGGGCACAAATGCGCCCGCCTGCACGGTCATTCCTTTCAAGTCTCTATCCATGTCTCAGGCTCCGTGGATGCGCAGAGCGGCTGGGTGATGGATTTTGCCGACATCAAAGCCGCCTTCAAACCCATCTGGGAACAGCTCGATCATCACTATCTCAACGATATTACCGGCCTTGAAAACCCCACCAGCGAAAACCTAGCGCGCTGGATTTGGTGCGCACTGAAACCCGCGCTGCCGCTACTGAGTAAGATTATCGTGAAAGAAACCTGCACCAGCGGTTGTGTGTATTGCGGGGATTGA
- a CDS encoding type II toxin-antitoxin system HicA family toxin, whose protein sequence is MNSKDIIKQLEDDGWQLRSMRGSHHVFNHPTKLGHITVPHPKRDLGVGLVHKLLKQAGLK, encoded by the coding sequence ATGAACAGCAAAGACATTATTAAGCAACTAGAAGATGACGGCTGGCAATTGCGCAGTATGCGCGGCAGCCACCATGTTTTTAACCACCCAACCAAACTGGGGCATATTACCGTGCCGCATCCTAAACGAGATTTAGGCGTGGGTTTGGTGCATAAATTGCTGAAGCAAGCTGGACTTAAGTGA
- a CDS encoding type II toxin-antitoxin system HicB family antitoxin: MKFPIAIEPATENTAWGVVVPDLAGCFSAGDSAEEAFANAVEAIELYCEALCEDGMDIPTPQPLANRQADPEFAGWVWALVDVDISRYQGKSEKINITLPKRVLARVDEYAKAHGETRSGFLARAAQQAMAH, translated from the coding sequence ATGAAATTTCCCATTGCTATTGAACCTGCCACAGAGAACACCGCATGGGGCGTGGTGGTGCCAGATTTAGCCGGCTGTTTTTCCGCGGGAGACTCTGCAGAGGAAGCATTCGCCAATGCCGTGGAAGCGATTGAACTGTATTGCGAAGCGTTGTGCGAGGATGGCATGGACATCCCCACGCCTCAGCCATTGGCCAACCGTCAAGCCGACCCAGAGTTTGCTGGCTGGGTGTGGGCGTTAGTGGATGTTGATATAAGCCGCTATCAAGGCAAATCAGAAAAAATCAACATCACGCTGCCTAAACGCGTACTGGCGCGCGTGGATGAATATGCCAAAGCGCACGGCGAAACACGCAGCGGTTTTTTGGCAAGAGCCGCGCAACAAGCTATGGCACATTGA
- a CDS encoding 2-isopropylmalate synthase gives MSTKEQLIIFDTTLRDGEQSPGASMTRDEKIRIARQLEKLGVNVIEAGFAAASPGDFEAIQTIAKTIKTSTVCSLARANANDVRRAGEAITPAQSGRIHTFIATSPIHMEKKLRMAPDQVVEQAIMAVKLAREYTDDVEFSAEDAVRSDMDFLVRIFSEVIKAGAKTINVPDTVGYSIPALWGERMRQLIEQVPGSDKVIWSTHCHNDLGMAVANSLAAVMNGARQVECTINGLGERAGNASLEEIVMAVRTRKDIFPVETRIDATQIVPTSKLVSSITGYPVQPNKAIVGANAFAHESGIHQDGVLKHRETYEIMRAEDVGWNANKLVLGKLSGRNAFRTRLKDLGIELDDNALNEAFARFKDLADKKSEIFDEDLQALVSDMEPSEVQETYQLDTLEVQSKTGSRPHAKLSLRVKGETVQAEAEGSGPVDAAFKAIENIAQSGTDLLLYSVNAITSGTDSQGEVTVRLEHAGRVINGNGADTDIVVASVKAYLNALNLLASGKLRINPQEGDHV, from the coding sequence ATGTCCACTAAAGAGCAGTTAATTATTTTTGATACCACTTTGCGCGATGGCGAGCAGAGCCCCGGCGCTTCCATGACACGCGATGAAAAAATTCGCATTGCGCGTCAATTAGAAAAACTGGGCGTCAATGTGATTGAAGCCGGTTTCGCCGCCGCCAGCCCCGGTGATTTTGAAGCGATTCAAACTATCGCTAAAACCATCAAAACTTCCACCGTGTGTTCATTGGCGCGCGCCAATGCCAATGATGTGCGCCGCGCGGGTGAAGCGATTACACCGGCGCAATCGGGTCGCATACACACCTTTATCGCCACCAGCCCCATTCACATGGAAAAGAAATTGCGCATGGCACCCGATCAAGTGGTGGAACAGGCGATCATGGCGGTCAAACTGGCGCGCGAATACACGGATGATGTGGAGTTTTCTGCCGAAGATGCTGTGCGTTCCGACATGGATTTTCTCGTGCGCATTTTTAGCGAAGTAATTAAAGCGGGCGCAAAAACCATCAACGTACCCGACACCGTGGGCTATTCCATTCCCGCATTGTGGGGCGAACGCATGCGGCAGTTGATTGAACAAGTGCCAGGCTCGGACAAAGTGATTTGGTCCACACACTGCCACAATGATCTCGGCATGGCGGTTGCCAACTCACTCGCTGCAGTGATGAACGGTGCGCGCCAAGTGGAATGCACCATCAATGGTCTTGGCGAGCGTGCAGGCAATGCCTCGCTGGAAGAAATTGTGATGGCGGTGCGCACGCGCAAAGATATTTTTCCGGTGGAAACGCGCATTGACGCCACACAAATTGTGCCGACATCCAAATTGGTATCCAGCATCACCGGCTACCCTGTGCAGCCCAACAAAGCGATTGTTGGCGCGAATGCGTTTGCGCATGAATCTGGCATACACCAAGACGGCGTACTCAAACACCGCGAAACGTATGAAATTATGCGCGCTGAAGATGTGGGCTGGAATGCTAATAAATTGGTGCTCGGAAAATTGTCTGGTCGCAATGCGTTTCGCACGCGCCTGAAAGATCTTGGCATTGAATTAGATGACAACGCCTTAAACGAAGCCTTTGCACGCTTCAAAGATCTCGCTGACAAAAAATCAGAAATTTTTGATGAAGATTTGCAAGCACTGGTCAGCGATATGGAACCGAGTGAAGTGCAGGAAACCTACCAACTCGACACCTTGGAAGTGCAATCCAAAACCGGCAGCCGTCCGCACGCTAAATTGTCTTTGCGCGTAAAAGGAGAAACCGTACAAGCGGAAGCCGAAGGCAGCGGTCCCGTGGATGCCGCTTTCAAAGCAATTGAAAACATTGCGCAAAGTGGTACAGATTTGTTGCTGTACTCCGTCAACGCCATCACCAGCGGCACAGATTCACAAGGCGAAGTAACGGTGCGTTTGGAACATGCAGGGCGCGTGATTAATGGCAACGGCGCTGACACCGACATTGTGGTGGCTTCAGTGAAAGCGTATCTCAACGCCCTGAACTTGCTCGCCTCCGGCAAACTGCGCATCAACCCGCAGGAAGGCGATCATGTTTAA
- the rimI gene encoding ribosomal protein S18-alanine N-acetyltransferase → MRTATLKDLNELLFIEEQAHHYPWSESTLRWCIEQPHIQCFILQKERELIGFAIYESVIDEATLLNIAVHPFMQGKGFGKQLLQQSLLQLEDGVQKIFLEVRASNVVAQQLYQTIGFTAFGSRKNYYPTADGKEDAQLFTLDMTLYRTTHSH, encoded by the coding sequence CTGCGCACAGCCACACTCAAAGACCTCAACGAACTGCTGTTTATTGAAGAACAAGCGCACCACTATCCGTGGTCTGAATCTACCTTGCGCTGGTGCATAGAACAGCCGCACATCCAGTGTTTTATTTTGCAGAAAGAACGCGAGCTGATTGGCTTTGCAATTTATGAATCCGTTATTGACGAAGCCACTTTACTGAATATTGCCGTTCATCCTTTTATGCAGGGCAAAGGTTTTGGCAAACAGTTGTTGCAACAATCCCTATTGCAACTTGAGGATGGCGTTCAAAAGATTTTTCTCGAAGTGCGCGCTTCCAATGTGGTGGCGCAGCAGCTTTATCAAACCATAGGGTTTACTGCTTTTGGCTCGCGCAAAAACTACTATCCAACAGCCGACGGCAAAGAGGATGCGCAACTGTTTACCTTAGACATGACTCTATACCGCACCACGCACTCACACTGA
- a CDS encoding class I SAM-dependent methyltransferase has product MLAIWSANKSFDADASLLAQRLSVPLLLSEADEHARAAYSFLFALDEQGYSLLQGKQKIAVDFVAGASRHRRLHGGGRSQPIAKAVGIKSGNIIPSVLDATAGLGGDAFVLATLGCRVQLCERSPVAHALLDDGIARVSHCDEQSLREIIERMQLLAVDSKQHMQNLLAATAVTEKPDVVFLDPMFPEKRKNAAPKKEMAAFHVLVGADEDADALLPLALQVAQRRVVVKRPRHAPVLAGIKPSLVMDGESTRFDIYALRSMAADAVSV; this is encoded by the coding sequence TTGCTTGCTATCTGGTCAGCGAACAAATCATTTGACGCTGATGCATCCTTGTTAGCGCAGCGGCTGTCTGTGCCGCTGTTGTTATCGGAGGCCGATGAACACGCACGCGCCGCGTATTCCTTTTTGTTTGCGTTGGACGAACAGGGATATAGTTTGCTGCAAGGCAAACAGAAAATTGCGGTGGATTTTGTTGCAGGTGCTAGCCGTCATCGCCGCTTGCATGGCGGTGGACGCAGTCAGCCGATAGCAAAAGCAGTCGGTATTAAGTCGGGCAACATTATTCCTTCGGTGTTGGATGCAACGGCGGGTTTGGGCGGTGATGCCTTTGTCTTGGCAACATTAGGCTGTCGTGTGCAGTTGTGTGAACGCTCGCCTGTAGCTCATGCGCTGCTTGATGATGGTATCGCGCGTGTTAGTCATTGTGATGAGCAAAGTCTGCGTGAAATTATTGAGCGCATGCAGTTGTTAGCCGTCGACTCGAAACAGCACATGCAAAACTTGTTGGCGGCTACTGCCGTCACAGAAAAACCAGATGTGGTTTTTTTGGATCCTATGTTTCCTGAAAAGCGCAAAAATGCCGCACCTAAAAAAGAGATGGCAGCATTTCATGTGTTGGTGGGGGCAGATGAAGATGCAGACGCACTGTTACCGCTGGCCTTGCAGGTGGCGCAGCGCCGTGTTGTTGTTAAACGCCCGCGTCATGCGCCAGTGTTGGCGGGAATAAAACCCAGTTTGGTGATGGATGGTGAGTCAACGCGCTTCGATATTTACGCGCTGCGCAGCATGGCTGCAGATGCAGTATCAGTGTGA